The Blattabacterium cuenoti genome includes a region encoding these proteins:
- the atpG gene encoding ATP synthase F1 subunit gamma has product MSNPKEIKRRILSIESVSKTTEAMKMISIIKLRKTKNLLRNIQTYFDHIELLFSDFFLTEKNKYFLEKGKNKLFILFTSNRGLCGSFNSLIFEKINYLFQKKKYSHNKCMFFSIGKKGFDFLEKRYNIYDKDNNWIDWGDNFTKTNEKIQILTKKLISNFIQKKFSSIHLIYNNLLKKSLFQEIVVEKFLPLSMDFRKKKTIIYPILEPSQKGIFNYIIPKYLHAKLLKTFLKSSESEHTARMISMHKATENAYDIKNDLVLNYNKERQTTITKEILEIISGLESLNEKK; this is encoded by the coding sequence ATGTCTAATCCAAAAGAGATCAAAAGAAGAATATTATCTATAGAATCAGTTAGTAAAACTACGGAGGCTATGAAAATGATCTCTATTATAAAACTACGAAAAACCAAAAATTTACTGAGGAATATCCAAACTTATTTTGATCATATAGAATTACTTTTTTCAGATTTTTTTTTAACGGAGAAAAATAAATATTTTTTAGAAAAAGGAAAAAATAAATTATTTATTTTATTTACTTCTAATCGTGGATTATGCGGTTCTTTTAACTCCTTAATTTTTGAAAAAATCAATTATCTTTTTCAAAAAAAAAAGTACTCACATAATAAATGCATGTTTTTTTCGATTGGGAAAAAAGGATTCGATTTTTTAGAAAAAAGATATAACATATATGATAAGGATAACAATTGGATAGATTGGGGAGACAATTTTACTAAAACAAATGAAAAAATTCAAATCTTAACAAAAAAATTAATTTCAAACTTCATTCAAAAAAAATTTTCTTCTATTCATTTAATATATAACAATCTTCTGAAAAAATCATTATTTCAAGAAATTGTTGTGGAAAAATTTCTTCCATTATCTATGGATTTTAGAAAAAAAAAAACAATAATTTATCCTATTTTAGAACCTTCCCAAAAAGGAATATTTAATTATATAATTCCAAAATATTTACATGCAAAACTATTAAAAACTTTTTTAAAGTCTTCTGAATCAGAACATACAGCGCGTATGATCTCTATGCATAAAGCCACAGAAAACGCATATGACATTAAAAATGATCTAGTATTGAACTACAATAAAGAAAGACAAACTACAATTACAAAAGAAATACTTGAAATTATCAGTGGATTAGAATCTTTAAATGAAAAAAAATAA
- the ilvD gene encoding dihydroxy-acid dehydratase — translation MKKRINNFSKIITKEPNLPAAHAMLYATGMKESDFCKAQIGIVSNWYEGNPCNMHLDKLAKKIKSSVITKNLVGFQFTTIGVSDGITMGTSGMRYSLPSRELIADSIETVVDSHHYDGIIAIPGCDKNMPGVMIALLRLNRPSIIVYGGSISSGSYNGQKLDIVSSFEALGKKNTCKITETEYKNIVKNSCPGPGACGGMYTANTMASALEGMGMMLPYSSSSPSTSKNKQIECEVVSTYIKKLLEIGIKPKDIVTKSSIENGVKLAMSLGGSTNLVLHFLAIAKSANINFSLKDFQRISNQVPLIGNLKPSGIFLMEDIHMCIGGMPIIIKYLLNEGVLSGDCLTVTGKTLYENMKNVPNITFDQKIIHSLDNPIKKNGHIRILYGNLSPEGSVAKITGKEGTIFRGKANVFNSEKEANQAILNNQILPGVVIVIRYVGPKGGPGMPEMLKPTSYIMGSGLGKKVALITDGRFSGGSHGFVVGHITPEAQSGGLIALVQNGDFIKIDAENNIITLEVENDEIQRRKESWTPPSLKVKKGYLYKYTKIVAPASEGCITDQF, via the coding sequence ATGAAAAAAAGAATTAACAATTTTAGCAAAATTATAACAAAAGAGCCTAATTTACCAGCAGCACATGCTATGTTGTATGCTACAGGAATGAAAGAATCCGATTTTTGTAAAGCTCAAATAGGAATAGTCAGCAATTGGTACGAGGGGAATCCTTGTAACATGCATTTGGATAAATTGGCAAAAAAAATAAAATCATCGGTTATAACCAAAAATTTAGTAGGATTTCAATTTACTACTATTGGAGTCAGTGATGGAATCACTATGGGAACTTCAGGGATGAGGTATTCTTTGCCTTCTAGAGAATTAATAGCGGATAGTATAGAAACAGTAGTTGATTCACATCATTATGATGGAATAATTGCTATTCCCGGATGCGACAAAAATATGCCAGGAGTTATGATTGCTTTACTTAGATTGAATCGTCCATCTATCATAGTATATGGAGGAAGTATTTCTTCAGGTTCTTATAATGGTCAAAAATTAGATATAGTTTCTTCTTTTGAAGCTCTTGGAAAAAAAAACACTTGCAAAATTACCGAAACAGAGTACAAAAATATCGTCAAAAATTCTTGTCCAGGTCCAGGAGCTTGTGGAGGAATGTATACTGCAAATACTATGGCTTCCGCTTTAGAAGGGATGGGGATGATGCTCCCTTATTCTTCTTCATCTCCTTCAACAAGTAAGAATAAACAAATAGAATGTGAAGTAGTTTCTACATACATTAAAAAACTTTTGGAAATAGGAATCAAACCGAAAGATATAGTCACAAAATCTTCTATAGAAAATGGAGTGAAATTGGCTATGAGTTTAGGGGGGTCGACCAATTTGGTGTTACACTTTTTAGCTATTGCTAAATCTGCAAATATTAATTTTTCTTTAAAAGATTTTCAAAGGATAAGTAATCAAGTTCCTCTCATTGGAAATTTAAAACCAAGTGGAATTTTTTTAATGGAGGATATTCATATGTGTATAGGAGGAATGCCTATTATTATAAAATATTTATTAAATGAAGGAGTATTATCAGGAGATTGTCTAACAGTTACTGGAAAAACATTATATGAAAATATGAAAAATGTTCCTAATATAACTTTTGATCAAAAAATTATTCATTCTTTAGATAATCCTATCAAAAAAAACGGACATATCAGAATTTTATATGGAAATCTTTCTCCGGAAGGATCTGTAGCTAAAATAACTGGAAAAGAAGGAACTATTTTTCGTGGAAAAGCTAATGTTTTTAATTCAGAAAAAGAAGCCAATCAAGCAATTTTAAATAATCAAATTTTGCCTGGAGTTGTAATCGTCATCAGATATGTAGGGCCAAAAGGCGGTCCTGGAATGCCAGAAATGTTAAAACCAACGTCTTATATTATGGGATCAGGACTAGGAAAAAAAGTAGCCCTTATTACAGATGGAAGATTTTCAGGAGGGTCACACGGTTTTGTAGTAGGGCATATTACTCCAGAAGCACAATCTGGTGGGTTGATAGCTTTGGTTCAAAATGGAGATTTTATTAAAATAGATGCGGAAAATAATATCATTACTCTTGAAGTGGAAAATGACGAGATCCAAAGAAGAAAAGAATCATGGACCCCTCCTTCATTGAAAGTAAAAAAAGGATATTTATACAAGTATACAAAAATAGTGGCTCCAGCTTCTGAAGGGTGCATTACAGATCAATTTTAA
- the atpA gene encoding F0F1 ATP synthase subunit alpha translates to MSDLKYSEISSILKEQLSNFQFESKLFEYGIIIQIGDGVARSFGLNSAFYGELVEFQNGDKGIVLNLEEDHVSIVLLSPSKNIKEGDTVKRTKKIFSIKVGEGMLGRVVDILGNPIDGKGPIEGKLFDMPLERKAPGVIYREPVQEPLQTGIKFIDSMIPIGRGQRELIIGDRQTGKTTIAIDTIINQKKFFDKNKRVYCIYVAVSQKGSTIARVTKTLQENGAMPYTVIVAAKSSDPASMQVFAPFSGTAIGEYFRDTGRSSLVIYDDLSKQAVSYREISLLLRRPPGREAYPGDVFYLHSRLLERSAKIITDQKMAEKMNDIPESIRKEIKGGGSLTALPIIETQSGDISSYIPTNVISITDGQIFLEKDLFHSGVRPAINESISVSRVGGSAQIQSMRKISGTLKLDQAQFRELESFSKFGSELDPSTMEILKKGKINIEILKQPPHSPYDIADQIAIIYVGTKNLLKKIPIHKISDFEKEYLFYLKEKHEDLLNSLRNGILDDQISEILEKIALELSNKYVY, encoded by the coding sequence ATGTCAGATTTAAAATATTCTGAAATATCATCGATTCTTAAAGAACAATTATCGAATTTTCAATTCGAGTCAAAACTATTCGAATATGGGATTATCATTCAAATAGGAGATGGTGTTGCTAGGTCTTTTGGTCTAAATTCCGCTTTTTATGGAGAATTAGTGGAATTTCAGAACGGAGATAAAGGCATAGTATTGAATCTTGAAGAGGATCATGTGAGTATTGTTCTTCTCAGTCCATCAAAAAATATCAAAGAAGGAGATACAGTTAAAAGAACAAAAAAAATTTTTTCTATAAAAGTTGGAGAAGGCATGTTAGGTCGTGTTGTTGATATATTAGGAAATCCTATTGACGGAAAAGGACCTATAGAAGGAAAATTATTTGATATGCCATTGGAAAGAAAAGCTCCAGGCGTCATTTACAGAGAACCGGTCCAAGAGCCTCTTCAAACTGGTATTAAATTCATAGATTCTATGATCCCTATAGGAAGAGGACAAAGAGAATTGATTATTGGAGATAGACAAACGGGAAAAACAACTATAGCTATTGATACAATTATCAATCAAAAAAAATTTTTTGATAAAAATAAGAGAGTTTATTGTATTTACGTAGCTGTTAGTCAAAAAGGATCTACAATAGCTAGAGTAACCAAGACTCTACAAGAAAATGGGGCCATGCCTTATACAGTAATAGTTGCAGCTAAATCTTCTGATCCAGCTTCAATGCAGGTATTTGCTCCTTTTTCAGGAACTGCTATCGGAGAATATTTTCGTGATACTGGTCGTTCTTCTTTGGTAATATATGATGATCTGTCAAAGCAAGCTGTCTCTTATAGAGAAATTTCTTTATTATTACGACGTCCTCCAGGGAGAGAAGCATATCCAGGAGATGTTTTTTATTTACACTCTCGTCTTTTAGAACGTTCCGCTAAAATTATCACAGATCAAAAAATGGCTGAAAAAATGAATGATATTCCAGAGTCTATTCGAAAAGAGATCAAAGGTGGAGGTTCTTTAACGGCTTTACCTATTATTGAAACTCAATCTGGAGATATATCTTCTTATATTCCGACCAATGTAATTTCCATAACAGATGGACAAATTTTTTTAGAAAAAGATTTATTTCATTCTGGAGTTCGTCCCGCTATTAATGAAAGTATATCTGTATCTCGTGTAGGAGGATCTGCTCAAATTCAATCTATGAGAAAAATATCTGGAACTCTAAAACTAGATCAAGCTCAATTTAGAGAATTGGAATCTTTTTCAAAATTTGGATCTGAATTAGATCCATCAACTATGGAAATTCTGAAAAAAGGAAAAATTAACATAGAAATACTAAAACAACCTCCTCATTCTCCATATGATATAGCAGATCAAATAGCTATTATTTATGTTGGAACAAAAAATCTTTTAAAAAAGATTCCTATTCATAAAATTTCAGATTTCGAAAAAGAATATCTTTTTTATTTGAAAGAAAAACATGAAGATTTATTAAATTCATTAAGAAATGGAATTCTTGATGATCAAATATCTGAAATTTTGGAAAAAATTGCTTTGGAATTAAGTAATAAATACGTATACTAA
- a CDS encoding nucleotide exchange factor GrpE codes for MDINQKKNEKQSDPSNKDCNIGSCQEEKKDPLKKEIELIQGKLEKEKNKFLRLFAEFENYKKRIQKERFDIFRAVHEQIFIDLIPILDDFERGLKELKKSKDELLVKGVSLIQEKLIKILKEKGLNKIKIKKGDDFNTDLHEAISQIPAVTENLKGKIIEIIEAGYILKEKVIRHAKVITGK; via the coding sequence ATGGATATTAATCAAAAAAAGAATGAAAAACAGTCAGATCCATCTAACAAAGACTGTAATATAGGATCTTGTCAAGAAGAAAAAAAGGATCCGTTAAAGAAAGAAATAGAGCTTATTCAAGGAAAATTAGAAAAAGAAAAAAACAAGTTCTTACGTCTCTTTGCAGAATTTGAAAATTATAAGAAACGTATTCAAAAAGAAAGATTTGATATTTTTAGAGCTGTTCATGAACAAATTTTTATAGATTTAATTCCTATTTTAGATGATTTTGAAAGAGGACTTAAAGAGTTAAAAAAGTCTAAAGATGAACTTCTCGTTAAAGGAGTTTCTTTAATACAAGAAAAACTTATTAAAATTTTAAAAGAAAAAGGATTAAATAAAATAAAAATAAAAAAAGGAGATGATTTTAATACAGATTTACACGAAGCTATTTCACAAATTCCAGCTGTTACAGAAAATTTAAAAGGAAAAATCATAGAAATTATAGAAGCTGGATATATTCTTAAGGAAAAAGTCATACGACATGCTAAAGTCATAACCGGAAAATAA
- a CDS encoding acetolactate synthase: MKHKFRVIILGERETRLLSRILIILNRRNLKTNHINVNVSSNENETIGNVQYVLDLECKEEQLIKVKKLIEKSIGIIHVYYSRIEEKNSRKNSWKKIDLPLATS; encoded by the coding sequence ATGAAGCATAAATTCAGAGTAATAATTTTAGGAGAAAGAGAAACAAGATTATTGAGTAGAATCCTTATTATATTGAATAGAAGAAATTTGAAAACTAATCATATCAATGTCAACGTATCTAGTAATGAAAATGAAACTATTGGAAATGTTCAATATGTTTTAGATTTAGAATGTAAAGAAGAACAATTGATTAAAGTTAAAAAATTAATTGAAAAATCAATTGGAATTATTCATGTTTATTATTCTAGAATAGAAGAAAAAAATTCTAGAAAAAATTCATGGAAAAAAATAGATTTACCGCTAGCAACATCTTAA
- the trpS gene encoding tryptophan--tRNA ligase, which yields MEKILTGIRSTGTPHLGNILGVIIPSVDIVNRNEKNSSFVFIADLHSMIQINNIKTIRNNTYQIAAAWLAFGLNTENCLFYRQSDVSEVTELAWYFSCFFPYQRLTLAHSFKNEITKIDKRKISMGLFSYPILMAADILLYNAQIVPVGKDQLQHIEIARRIASSFNKKIGKKLFLLPHAFFQKKTMSVPGTDGKKMSKSKKNWINIFSSDEILKRQIMSIRTDSKSLEEKKNPETDYVMYLYKLIASLEEIDKMKEKYLKGGYGYSEAKIALYELIIHKFSTERKKFFSFMKNKSLLDHILSLGAKKAKKIASERLNDIRKCLEFKPIKLI from the coding sequence ATGGAAAAAATATTAACAGGAATTAGAAGTACAGGGACTCCTCATTTAGGAAATATTTTAGGTGTTATAATTCCATCTGTAGACATTGTTAATAGAAATGAAAAAAATTCTTCATTTGTATTTATAGCAGATTTACATTCTATGATTCAAATAAATAATATAAAAACAATAAGAAATAATACTTATCAAATTGCGGCAGCTTGGTTAGCTTTTGGATTGAATACGGAGAATTGTCTTTTTTATAGACAATCAGATGTTTCAGAAGTTACGGAATTAGCTTGGTATTTCAGTTGTTTTTTTCCTTATCAAAGACTTACATTGGCACATTCATTTAAAAATGAAATCACGAAAATAGATAAAAGAAAAATTAGTATGGGTTTGTTTTCTTATCCTATTTTAATGGCTGCTGATATTTTGCTTTATAACGCTCAAATTGTCCCCGTAGGAAAAGATCAATTACAACATATAGAAATAGCTAGACGTATAGCCAGTTCTTTTAATAAAAAAATAGGGAAAAAATTATTTTTATTGCCTCATGCTTTTTTTCAAAAAAAAACTATGTCAGTTCCTGGAACAGATGGAAAAAAAATGAGTAAATCGAAAAAAAATTGGATTAACATTTTTTCTTCAGATGAAATTTTGAAAAGACAAATTATGAGCATTCGTACGGATAGTAAATCTTTGGAAGAAAAGAAAAATCCTGAAACAGATTATGTGATGTATTTATATAAATTGATAGCTTCTTTAGAAGAAATAGATAAAATGAAAGAAAAATATCTAAAAGGAGGATATGGATATTCTGAGGCTAAAATAGCTTTATACGAGCTTATAATTCATAAATTTTCAACAGAAAGAAAAAAATTTTTTTCTTTCATGAAAAATAAATCTTTATTAGATCATATTCTTTCCTTAGGCGCTAAAAAAGCAAAAAAGATAGCGAGTGAAAGGTTGAATGATATTAGAAAATGTTTAGAATTCAAACCGATCAAGTTGATTTAA
- the atpH gene encoding ATP synthase F1 subunit delta has product MFSNKKIIKHYARVFFEYSIMNDNDLFYHKVKKVFSLLYQNVDLSKILYTPLLSSNKKIIIFKKILYHFDASLFQFVKLLIIRKRESLLKEIFLEYLEIYKEEKKGLIKCLVVSAFPLNTDMQKIITHKIKMFPNYHKNKIHIINKIDPSIIGGVLFRIGYKEWNFSVQEQLFCIKKFLKNF; this is encoded by the coding sequence ATGTTTTCAAATAAAAAAATAATTAAACATTACGCTAGAGTTTTTTTTGAATATTCTATAATGAATGACAATGATTTATTTTATCATAAGGTTAAAAAAGTATTTTCTTTATTGTATCAAAATGTAGATTTAAGTAAAATTCTTTATACTCCATTGTTAAGTTCAAATAAAAAGATAATAATTTTCAAAAAAATTCTTTATCATTTTGACGCATCACTCTTTCAATTTGTAAAACTTTTAATCATACGAAAAAGAGAATCTCTTTTAAAAGAGATATTTTTAGAATATCTAGAAATATATAAAGAAGAAAAAAAAGGACTCATAAAATGCCTTGTTGTTTCCGCGTTTCCTTTAAATACAGATATGCAAAAAATAATTACACATAAAATTAAAATGTTTCCTAATTATCATAAAAATAAAATTCACATAATTAACAAAATAGATCCATCTATCATTGGAGGGGTCTTGTTTCGTATAGGATACAAAGAATGGAATTTTAGTGTTCAAGAACAATTATTTTGCATTAAAAAATTTTTAAAAAATTTTTAA
- the mnmA gene encoding tRNA 2-thiouridine(34) synthase MnmA, translated as MKKVKIVVGLSGGVDSSVAALILKKKGYEVIGLFMHNWEEEDSVFNKCTTWKEDKIDAMLVSKQLNIPFQVIEMKKEYKKYVINYMFNNYKSGKTPNPDILCNKEIKFNIFLKKAIDLGADFIATGHYVNKEKIIKNKKTIYRLLIGKDLNKDQSYFLCQLTQYQLEKSLFPLGLLTKNQVRKIAEKNGLRNAYKKESQGICFVGKIKLPNFLKKKIIPKKGEVVNINSDASVYKEKKNFFSKEEELFFLSRKKKYKKSDGKIIGYHQGAHSFTKGQRKGIAVGGYKEALFVLETDVKENIVYTGMGKKHPGLYKKSLFIQEENIHWIRKDLSLNEGEKMDVFCRIRYRQPLQKSKLYKIKKGMFIEFEIMQCAITEGQFAAWYLGKELVGSGVIS; from the coding sequence ATGAAAAAGGTTAAAATAGTAGTTGGACTTTCAGGAGGGGTTGATTCAAGTGTTGCTGCATTAATTCTTAAAAAGAAAGGTTATGAAGTTATTGGTTTATTTATGCATAATTGGGAAGAAGAAGATTCCGTTTTCAATAAATGTACTACTTGGAAAGAAGATAAAATTGATGCAATGCTAGTGTCTAAACAATTAAATATTCCTTTTCAAGTTATTGAAATGAAAAAGGAATACAAAAAATATGTTATTAATTACATGTTTAATAACTATAAATCAGGGAAAACTCCTAATCCTGATATCTTGTGCAACAAAGAAATTAAGTTCAATATTTTCTTAAAAAAAGCCATTGATTTAGGAGCAGATTTTATTGCTACAGGCCATTATGTGAATAAAGAAAAAATTATAAAAAACAAAAAAACAATTTATCGTCTTTTAATAGGAAAAGATCTTAATAAAGATCAATCGTATTTTTTGTGTCAATTAACACAATATCAATTGGAAAAATCCTTATTCCCATTAGGTTTGTTAACGAAAAATCAAGTTCGAAAAATAGCAGAAAAAAATGGATTACGAAATGCTTATAAAAAAGAATCACAAGGTATTTGTTTTGTAGGAAAAATTAAATTGCCAAATTTTCTAAAAAAAAAAATTATTCCAAAAAAAGGAGAAGTGGTTAATATCAATTCTGATGCTTCAGTATATAAAGAAAAAAAAAATTTTTTTTCTAAAGAAGAAGAGTTATTTTTTTTATCAAGAAAAAAAAAGTATAAAAAATCAGATGGAAAAATAATTGGATATCATCAAGGAGCTCATTCTTTTACTAAGGGACAACGTAAAGGAATAGCAGTAGGAGGTTACAAAGAGGCCCTTTTTGTTCTTGAAACTGATGTGAAAGAAAATATTGTTTATACTGGAATGGGGAAAAAACATCCCGGTTTGTATAAAAAATCTTTATTTATTCAGGAAGAAAACATTCATTGGATCAGGAAAGATCTTAGTCTTAACGAAGGAGAAAAAATGGATGTTTTTTGTAGAATTCGTTATAGACAACCATTACAAAAATCAAAATTATATAAAATAAAAAAAGGAATGTTCATAGAATTTGAAATAATGCAATGTGCTATAACAGAAGGACAGTTTGCGGCTTGGTATCTTGGAAAAGAATTAGTAGGATCAGGAGTTATCTCTTAA
- the ilvB gene encoding biosynthetic-type acetolactate synthase large subunit, whose translation MEKKLFSGSEIVIKALLHEEVEYIFGYPGGAIMPIYDSLHDYLNLVSHILMRHEQGSIHAAQGYARATGKIGVCFTTSGPGATNLITGLADALIDSTPLVCITGQVSSHLLGTDAFQETNIIDISIPVTKWNTQVLKAKDICESIQKGFFIAKKGRPGPVLIDITKDAQFQEAEFHYQRCKYVKNFHPYPCIEEKRIIEASNLINTAKKPLILVGQGVILAGAEEEFKKFVEKTGIPVASTLLGLGALNSNHYLYVGMLGMHGNYAPNILTNQCDILIAIGMRFDDRVTGDVKKYAKQAKIIHLEIDSSEVNKNILCHIPILGDCKYSLRKLMNYVNESNHEEWIEKFFFLKEKEKTAVIKGDLYPKKKGMTMGEVIKWINQYKQKNAILVTDVGQHQMIASRYFNFTYKKSQITSGGLGTMGFALPASIGAKLGEKNRQVICIVGDGGIQMTIQEMGTILQNDISVKIILLNNNFLGMVRQWQQLFFDKRYSCTKLINPDFIKLANAYNIKAKKVSRREELEESVKKALNNEKTFLLEVVIEREDNVFPMIPAGGSVDEIRLT comes from the coding sequence ATGGAAAAAAAGTTATTTTCCGGTTCAGAAATAGTAATAAAAGCACTCTTACATGAAGAGGTAGAATACATATTTGGTTATCCAGGTGGAGCTATTATGCCTATCTATGATTCTTTACACGACTATTTAAATTTAGTTTCGCATATTTTAATGCGTCACGAACAAGGATCTATTCATGCAGCACAAGGATATGCTAGAGCAACTGGAAAAATAGGTGTATGTTTTACAACTTCAGGTCCAGGAGCTACTAATTTAATTACTGGATTAGCAGATGCCTTGATAGATAGCACTCCTCTTGTTTGTATTACTGGACAAGTATCTTCTCATTTATTGGGAACCGATGCGTTTCAAGAAACAAATATTATAGATATTTCTATTCCTGTAACTAAATGGAATACTCAAGTATTAAAAGCTAAAGATATTTGTGAGTCAATTCAAAAAGGATTTTTTATAGCTAAAAAAGGAAGGCCAGGACCTGTATTGATAGACATTACTAAAGACGCTCAATTTCAAGAAGCTGAATTTCATTATCAACGTTGTAAATACGTTAAAAATTTTCATCCATATCCTTGTATAGAAGAAAAAAGAATAATAGAAGCGTCGAATTTAATCAACACAGCCAAAAAGCCTTTGATTCTTGTAGGTCAAGGAGTTATTTTAGCTGGAGCAGAAGAAGAATTTAAAAAATTTGTTGAAAAAACAGGAATTCCAGTAGCCAGTACTTTATTAGGATTAGGGGCTTTGAACTCTAATCACTATCTGTATGTAGGAATGTTAGGAATGCATGGAAATTATGCTCCTAATATTTTAACCAATCAATGTGATATTCTTATTGCAATAGGTATGCGTTTTGATGATCGTGTTACAGGGGATGTGAAAAAATATGCAAAACAAGCTAAAATCATTCATTTAGAAATTGATTCTTCAGAAGTTAATAAAAATATATTATGTCATATCCCTATTTTGGGAGACTGCAAATATTCTTTAAGAAAATTAATGAACTATGTTAATGAATCAAATCATGAAGAATGGATAGAAAAGTTCTTTTTTCTGAAAGAAAAAGAAAAAACTGCAGTAATAAAAGGTGATCTTTACCCAAAGAAAAAAGGAATGACTATGGGTGAAGTCATTAAATGGATTAATCAATATAAACAAAAAAACGCTATTCTTGTAACTGATGTAGGACAACATCAAATGATAGCTTCAAGATATTTCAATTTTACCTATAAAAAAAGTCAAATAACTTCTGGAGGATTGGGAACAATGGGTTTTGCTTTACCTGCTTCAATAGGAGCTAAATTAGGAGAAAAAAACAGACAAGTTATTTGTATTGTAGGAGACGGTGGGATTCAAATGACAATACAAGAGATGGGAACCATCTTACAGAATGATATTTCTGTGAAAATTATATTACTGAATAATAATTTTTTGGGAATGGTACGTCAGTGGCAACAGCTTTTTTTTGATAAACGTTATTCGTGCACAAAATTAATTAATCCAGATTTCATAAAGTTAGCTAATGCTTATAACATAAAAGCAAAAAAAGTAAGCAGAAGAGAAGAATTAGAAGAATCTGTAAAAAAAGCATTGAATAATGAAAAAACTTTTTTATTAGAAGTTGTAATAGAAAGAGAAGACAATGTTTTTCCTATGATTCCTGCAGGAGGTTCTGTAGATGAAATTCGTTTAACATAA
- the dnaJ gene encoding molecular chaperone DnaJ, producing the protein MVKKDYYEVLGVSRNASSKEIKKAYRKLAIKYHPDKNLDDKKKAEEKFKEAAEAYEILSNPEKRQRYDKFGHSGVKESGSSSGMNMEDIFTNFGDIFADAFGEGFSSFGFGRSNRHKTVKGSDLRIRVKLSLEEIANGVEKKVKVKRLKVAKGIKFKNCSSCNGTGQIIRVTNTILGRMQTTSQCHTCLGTGKNVENIPYGANKHGLIKEEELVNIKIPAGLTEGVQLKVSEKGNEAPFGGIPGDLIVLIEEIPHPQLKREGDNLHYDLYISFPDAILGASKEVPTINGKARIKIDPGTQSGKTLRLKNKGLPNIEGHGHGSFLIHVNVWTPKKVNEEQRKFFEKMRKNENFLPHPGNSEKSFFDRVREMFS; encoded by the coding sequence ATGGTGAAAAAAGATTATTACGAAGTATTAGGAGTTTCTAGAAATGCCTCTTCAAAAGAAATTAAAAAAGCTTATCGAAAATTAGCAATAAAATATCATCCAGATAAGAATTTGGATGATAAAAAAAAAGCAGAAGAAAAATTTAAAGAAGCAGCTGAAGCTTACGAAATTTTAAGTAACCCAGAAAAAAGACAACGTTATGATAAATTTGGACATTCTGGGGTAAAAGAAAGCGGGTCTAGTTCAGGAATGAATATGGAAGATATTTTTACAAATTTTGGAGATATTTTCGCTGATGCATTTGGAGAAGGTTTTTCTAGTTTTGGATTTGGAAGATCGAATCGACATAAAACTGTTAAAGGAAGTGATTTAAGAATAAGAGTAAAACTTTCATTAGAAGAAATAGCTAATGGGGTAGAAAAAAAAGTTAAAGTAAAAAGACTTAAAGTAGCTAAAGGAATCAAATTTAAAAATTGTTCATCTTGCAATGGAACAGGTCAAATTATACGTGTGACCAATACTATTTTAGGAAGAATGCAAACAACTTCTCAATGTCATACATGTTTAGGTACTGGAAAAAATGTTGAAAATATACCTTATGGAGCAAATAAACATGGATTAATTAAAGAAGAAGAATTAGTGAATATTAAAATACCCGCAGGGCTTACAGAAGGAGTTCAACTTAAAGTTTCTGAAAAAGGAAATGAAGCTCCATTTGGAGGAATCCCTGGAGATTTGATTGTGTTAATTGAAGAAATTCCTCATCCTCAATTGAAAAGAGAAGGGGACAATCTCCATTATGATTTATATATCTCTTTTCCAGATGCAATATTGGGAGCTTCAAAAGAAGTTCCTACTATTAATGGAAAAGCAAGAATTAAAATAGATCCAGGTACACAATCAGGAAAAACTCTTAGATTAAAAAATAAAGGATTACCTAATATTGAGGGACATGGACATGGAAGTTTTTTGATTCATGTTAATGTTTGGACTCCAAAGAAAGTTAATGAAGAACAAAGAAAATTTTTCGAAAAAATGAGAAAAAATGAAAATTTTCTTCCTCATCCCGGTAATTCAGAAAAGTCATTTTTTGATCGTGTAAGAGAAATGTTTTCTTAA